The sequence below is a genomic window from Denitratisoma sp. DHT3.
GTGGATATCGTCGAATTCCGGGTGCAGGACGGCGGTTGGGACGATCTGGCGGAGGGCGCCAGATCGGCGCGGGAAGCGGTCTTCGTGCGCGAGCAGGGGATCGCCGCGGCCGAGGAATGGGATCGTTTCGACGCCGCCGCGCATCATGCGGTGGCCTACGGGCCGGCGGGGGAACCCATCGGCACCGGGCGCCTGCTGGACGATGGACGCATCGGCAGAATGGCGGTATTGGCGCCCTGGCGCGGCAAGGGTGTGGGGAGCGCGCTGCTGGATCGTCTGCTCGAGGCGGCCGCGCGGGCCGGCATGGCGAAGGTCCGGCTGCACGCGCGGCAGTCGGCGGCGACGTTCTATCGGCAACAGGGCTTTGTGCAGCAGGGGGAACCGTTCCAGGAGGTGGGAACGTCCCACGTGCTGATGGAGCGCCGCCTGGCACCGCCGGGCGACCGCGCCTAGCCGCGCCCCTATTCCAGCCAGCTATTCCACCACCGGCGGCGGGCTGCCGGGGTGCCCGAAGGGTGGGCGGGCCTGCCAGACCAGCAGGATCAGGCCGAAGAAGATCCATCCCGCGATCCAGAAGGTGTCGTTGACGGCCATCGTCATGGCTTCGCGGCTGAGCAGCCTTTCCACCTGGATCATGCCTTGCTGGACCGACAGTCCGAGCGACCCCATCGCGTCCAGCCCCTGGGCGACTGCGGGATTGGCCTGATGCACGGCTTCCGCCAGGCGCTGATGGTGGAAGCTGGTGCGATCGTCCCAGAGCGTCACTGCCAGCGAGGTGCCGAAGCTGCCGGCCAGCACCCGCATGAAGTTCACCAGCCCCATGGCGTTGGGCATGTGGTTCGGGTTGGTGCGCGAGACCAGGATCACCATCATCGGAGTGAAGAAGCCCACCATTCCGAAACCCTGCACCAGACGGGGCAGGGAGATGGACAACAGGTCGACGTTGTCGGCGTAATGGCTTTGCCACCAGAAGGTCATGGTGAAGATCAGAAAACCCAGGGTCACGATCAGCCTCAGGTTCAGCCGGTCCAGATACTTGCCCAGCAGCGGGGTCAGCAATACCGGCAGTATGCCGATCGGCGCCGTGGCGATCCCCGCCCACGTCGAGGTATAGCCCATATTGGTCTGGAGCCAGAGCGGCAGCACCACGACGCCGCCGAGGAAGGTCATGTAGCCCAGGCTGATCACCACCGCGGCCACCAGGTAGTTGCGCTCCCCCAGCAGGCTCAGGTCCACCACCGGATGGCGGTCGGTGAGTTCCCAGACGATCAGGGCGCAGAGCGCAATGGCGGCCACCACCGCCAGGGTCACGATCAGATTGGAGGCGAACCAGTCGAGTTCGTGGCCCTTGTCGAGCAGGATCTGCAGGCTGCCGACGCCGAGGATCAGCAGCCCCAGGCCGACGCCGTCGATGGGCATCCGGGTGGTCTGGCTTTCCCGGTGCCGCAGCAGCGGCCAGCAGACCCCGACGCAGATCAGGCCCACCGGCAGATTGATGTAGAAAATCCAGGACCAGGAAAGCTGCTCGGTGATCCAGCCGCCCAGGAGCGGGCCGACGATCGGGGCCACGGCGATCACCATCATCGAAATCGCCATCGCCAGACCCCGCTTCTGCGGCGGGTAGCACGACATCAGCAGGCTCTGCGCGAGGGGAAACATCGGACCGGCGCAGGCGCCCTGGAGCACGCGGGCCATGACCAGGAACTCAAGGGAATGGGCGAAACCGCACAGCCAGGAGGTCAGGACGAAGCCCAGGGTGGACAGCACGAACATGCGCACTTCGCCGAAGCGGCGCGCCAGCCAGCCGGTGAGCGGCAGCGCGATGGCGTTGGCGACGCCGAAGGAGGTGATGACCCAGGTTCCCTGGGAGGGGCTGACGCCCAGATCGCCGGCGATGGTCGGGACCGAGACGTTGGCGATGGTGGCGTCCAGCACCTGCATGAAGGCGCCAAGGGACACGAAGATCGTGACCAGCAGCAGCGGGAGGCCGGAGAGTGGAGGGCGTTCGTCCATCATGCGTTACGGAAGAGCGGTACAAGTCGTGAGGATACGCGCCCGGATATGAAAAAGGGCGGCCGCGGCCGCCCTTGGACGAGCCGGGAAAGGAATCACTTGACCCGGTTGCGGTACTCGTCGGTGCGCGTGTCGATTTCGATCTTGTCGCCGATGTCCACGAACAGGGGCACGGGCAGCTCGAAGCCGGTGGCGATCTTGGCGGGCTTCATCACCTTGCCGGAAGTGTCGCCCTTGACGGCGGGCTCGGTGTAGGTGACTTCGCGGATCACGGTGGTGGGCAGTTCCACGGAAATGGCCT
It includes:
- a CDS encoding DHA2 family efflux MFS transporter permease subunit gives rise to the protein MMDERPPLSGLPLLLVTIFVSLGAFMQVLDATIANVSVPTIAGDLGVSPSQGTWVITSFGVANAIALPLTGWLARRFGEVRMFVLSTLGFVLTSWLCGFAHSLEFLVMARVLQGACAGPMFPLAQSLLMSCYPPQKRGLAMAISMMVIAVAPIVGPLLGGWITEQLSWSWIFYINLPVGLICVGVCWPLLRHRESQTTRMPIDGVGLGLLILGVGSLQILLDKGHELDWFASNLIVTLAVVAAIALCALIVWELTDRHPVVDLSLLGERNYLVAAVVISLGYMTFLGGVVVLPLWLQTNMGYTSTWAGIATAPIGILPVLLTPLLGKYLDRLNLRLIVTLGFLIFTMTFWWQSHYADNVDLLSISLPRLVQGFGMVGFFTPMMVILVSRTNPNHMPNAMGLVNFMRVLAGSFGTSLAVTLWDDRTSFHHQRLAEAVHQANPAVAQGLDAMGSLGLSVQQGMIQVERLLSREAMTMAVNDTFWIAGWIFFGLILLVWQARPPFGHPGSPPPVVE
- a CDS encoding GNAT family N-acetyltransferase, which translates into the protein MREQGIAAAEEWDRFDAAAHHAVAYGPAGEPIGTGRLLDDGRIGRMAVLAPWRGKGVGSALLDRLLEAAARAGMAKVRLHARQSAATFYRQQGFVQQGEPFQEVGTSHVLMERRLAPPGDRA